A portion of the Cryptomeria japonica chromosome 5, Sugi_1.0, whole genome shotgun sequence genome contains these proteins:
- the LOC131042481 gene encoding lipase-like PAD4, translated as MNFESMDEDSQPTGQQFAAGQEQAIFLSSCEILNRAWEETRSIPNDNDNTYFRWSEYEGVPFIAFPSFHIGDFTASDSSYEQCDIKNENKFFSDRLKDDNDQPALVHKGALYKFLDIMKRSDLETQMKQFSEQIKEQKVEQPIIFVGHSIGGAMATLSTICFLDKRLKNIYPLCITFGSPLVGNAALRESIGSQDWLGRFCHVVSKHDFVPRMLLAPFESIAPHLNSIFSQGEIIMGNDSDPIQACGELLDNVKWLGKSSPYKPFGIYMICSTQGAACIEDSQAALEMLILTLQSTEENGIADALISEHTSYGDKLKNVFESGYSTRTSNIFSESFIGTGMALQLESSVEMGIALQLEAMGFQTLTKSAFDALKKAANLKNQYDMDIKDLNSELSENQSRLAELEWYIKTVSKGNSCSSYDVFRDLGEKKDFRINRHRMNLEDFWDKIIDMVKNHQLPSDFRYQNKWINAGTAYRRLVEPLDIADFYHLHSDRGSYLSIKNRPLRHRVLEKWLDDKNQTRIERGRGRKKTRTKFASLTEDSRFWARVEEADKDLTNLQPEKEQTVIAHLKKSLKDFEAYVSKMIEEKSISMEVFFEESVFMIWWKKYREFQQQHSEEWKSSSPLLKSMEKEKLGVQKTGF; from the exons ATGAACTTCGAAAGCATGGATGAAGACTCGCAGCCAACTGGTCAACA GTTTGCTGCTGGTCAAGAGCAGGcaatttttctttcttcttgtgaAATCCTGAACAGAGCTTGGGAGGAGACGCGCAGTATTCCAAATGACAATGACAATACTTATTTTCGTTGGAGTGAGTATGAAGGCGTACCATTTATCGCATTCCCTTCCTTTCACATTGGAGATTTCACTGCCAGTGATAGCTCATATGAACAATGCGACATTAAGAATGAGAACAAGTTCTTCTCTGACCGTCTCAAGGATGATAATGATCAACCGGCTCTTGTTCACAAAGGAGCTCTCTACAAATTCCTTGATATTATGAAAAGATCAGACTTGGAAACCCAG ATGAAGCAATTTTCGGAACAGATTAAGGAACAAAAAGTGGAACAACCCATTATATTCGTGGGTCATTCTATAGGAGGTGCTATGGCAACACTATCTACAATCTGCTTTCTGGATAAGAGGCTGAAAAATATCTATCCTTTATGCATTACATTTGGCTCTCCTTTGGTGGGAAATGCTGCTCTTCGAGAATCAATTGGCTCCCAAGATTGGCTTGGAAGATTTTGTCATGTggtttcaaaacatgattttgttCCTCGCATGCTCCTTGCACCTTTTGAATCAATTGCACCCCATTTGAATTCAATTTTTTCTCAGGGAGAGATAATAATGGGCAATGATTCTGATCCTATACAAGCTTGCGGGGAACTTCTTGACAATGTCAAGTGGCTTGGAAAGTCTAGCCCATATAAACCTTTTGGTATTTATATGATCTGTTCAACCCAGGGAGCAGCTTGTATTGAGGACAGTCAAGCTGCCTTGGAGATGCTAATTTTAACTTTGCAAAGCACAGAAGAAAATGGTATTGCCGATGCATTGATTTCAGAGCACACAAGTTATGGTGATAAgttgaaaaatgtttttgaaagTGGATACTCAACAAGAACTTCGAACATCTTCTCAGAATCCTTCATTGGGACAGGAATGGCACTGCAATTAGAATCCTCCGTTGAGATGGGAATAGCACTGCAATTAGAAGCCATGGGGTTTCAGACTCTG ACTAAATCTGCATTTGATGCGCTGAAAAAAGCCGCAAATTTGAAAAACCAGTATGACATGGACATCAAGGACCTAAATTCAGAGTTGAGCGAGAACCAAAGCAGACTGGCAGAGCTGGAATGGTACATTAAAACAGTATCTAAGGGCAACAGCTGTAGCTCCTACGATGTTTTCAGGGACCTGGGCGAAAAGAAAGATTTTCGTATTAATCGGCATAGAATGAATCTAGAAGATTTCTGGGATAAAATTATTGATATGGTGAAGAATCATCAATTGCCCAGTGACTTCCGATACCAAAACAAATGGATCAATGCTGGAACTGCTTACAGAAGACTTGTAGAGCCCCTGGATATTGCAGACTTCTATCATCTGCACAGCGACAGGGGAAGCTATCTCTCAATTAAGAACAGGCCGCTCCGTCATAGGGTTCTGGAAAAATGGCTGGATGACAAAAACCAAACTCGCATTgaaagaggtagagggaggaaAAAGACTCGCACAAAGTTTGCATCCTTAACTGAGGACTCTCGCTTTTGGGCTCGTGTAGAAGAAGCTGATAAAGACTTGACAAATCTCCAGCCAGAGAAAGAGCAAACTGTCATTGCCCATCTCAAGAAAAGCCTCAAAGATTTTGAAGCTTATGTGTCGAAGATGATCGAGGAGAAAAGTATTTCCATGGAGGTTTTCTTTGAAGAGAGCGTCTTCATGATATGGTGGAAGAAATACAGAGAGTTTCAGCAGCAACACTCAGAAGAGTGGAAATCAAGCTCCCCTTTGCTCAAATCCATGGAAAAGGAGAAATTGGGAGTTCAGAAGACAGGTTTTTGA